One genomic region from Actinocatenispora thailandica encodes:
- the aroA gene encoding 3-phosphoshikimate 1-carboxyvinyltransferase, producing MHLSVAGTSEPLTGEVVVPNSKYHAHRALILASLAPGTSTVRGLSDAHHVHYTVELLRALGVRVEIGGDTFVVHGGGYHPVRETVTAGSSGTTLYFMIGLASLADAPVTVTGQKYFQRRPVAPLLRALTQMGVSLSSADGCPPIQVQPKRPTGGRVRIPGTLSQWISGLVLLAPFATGRTVIEVEGELNERTYLRLTVDMMRRFGLAVDVADDWRTFTIEPNQQAVPATVTLPPDIGSAAFGLAAAAIHPSDVLFHGMTSTAAADTDHPEADLLSIVDRMGLTLDYDAAAGAVRVRHDGAPLNATEVDCRDLPDMLPVLSTMATFARGTTVLRNVGHARLKESDRASAMLQLNRMGGRLELAEATLRVHGVPGLTGASMSSFNDHRVLMSLAVAASRAAGRSSLTYPNAYRISYPQFLTAMNGIGIEMSVADGSGTGRPRRSRSRKAPASAEVPISEWVQRWATERPHATAVVDVRPGAMHTHSWQELMEQADRVATLLLDLGVERGDRVAFQLPNWFEFVVIALATLRIGAVCCPLMPIFREREMAFALRRSRAKVLFVPDTFRGRDHRQEVAALLGAGMSGSVDDAAPGAGTGLDALTDVIVVPASDANADRLRLPEGGSAAWHSYPELLRDVTIDVTRLGAQRPGADATAQLLFTSGTSGEPKAALMRGRSLTTAALMEVRHLGLGPDDCVYIPSPLAHQTGFLYGMWLAFVLGAPQVIQGQWSSSRALRAMRDHRVSFVQAATPFLADLVKGVEDGDRAPESLRVFVATGAAVPRGLAERATRILGTTVCGAWGTTETCLGTLAAPGDEPAKTWGTDGRALDGITIRIVDDEGRQLPAGVEGNFELKSPTFFEGYLDHPEWTADAFTGDGFFRTGDLGIIDESGYIRITGRVKDVINRGGEKVPVSEIEQLLYQHPSVAEAAIVAMPDPRLGERACAFVVLAPHADLDFGAMQKYLNTHQVAKTYWPERLELVDELPRNPTGKIQKFLLRERARALRPDRDGAR from the coding sequence GTGCATCTGTCAGTCGCCGGGACGAGCGAGCCACTGACCGGTGAGGTCGTCGTTCCGAACTCCAAGTACCACGCGCACCGGGCGCTGATCCTGGCCTCGCTCGCACCCGGTACCAGCACCGTGCGCGGTCTGTCCGACGCGCACCACGTGCACTACACCGTGGAGCTGCTGCGCGCGCTCGGGGTCCGCGTCGAGATCGGCGGGGACACCTTCGTGGTGCACGGCGGCGGATACCACCCGGTGCGCGAGACGGTGACCGCCGGCAGCTCCGGTACCACGCTGTACTTCATGATCGGGCTCGCCTCGCTCGCCGACGCGCCGGTCACCGTCACCGGCCAGAAGTACTTCCAGCGCCGCCCCGTCGCGCCGCTGCTGCGGGCGCTGACCCAGATGGGAGTGAGCCTGTCGTCCGCCGACGGCTGCCCGCCGATCCAGGTACAGCCGAAGCGGCCGACCGGTGGCCGGGTGCGGATCCCCGGCACGCTGTCCCAGTGGATCTCCGGGCTGGTGCTGCTCGCGCCGTTCGCCACCGGCCGGACCGTCATCGAGGTGGAGGGCGAACTCAACGAACGCACCTACCTGAGGCTCACCGTCGACATGATGCGCCGGTTCGGGCTGGCCGTCGACGTCGCCGACGACTGGCGCACCTTCACGATCGAGCCGAACCAGCAGGCGGTACCGGCCACCGTGACGTTGCCGCCGGACATCGGCTCGGCCGCGTTCGGCCTGGCCGCCGCCGCGATCCACCCCTCCGACGTGCTGTTCCACGGGATGACCAGCACCGCCGCGGCGGACACCGACCACCCCGAGGCCGACCTGCTGTCCATCGTGGACCGGATGGGCCTGACGCTGGACTACGACGCCGCCGCCGGTGCGGTCCGGGTCCGGCACGACGGCGCACCGCTGAACGCCACCGAGGTCGACTGCCGGGACCTGCCCGACATGCTGCCGGTGCTGTCCACGATGGCCACCTTCGCCCGCGGGACCACCGTGCTGCGCAACGTCGGGCACGCGCGGCTCAAGGAGTCCGACCGGGCGTCGGCGATGCTGCAGCTCAACCGGATGGGCGGCCGGCTGGAACTGGCCGAGGCGACCCTGCGGGTGCACGGGGTACCGGGGCTGACCGGCGCGAGCATGTCGTCGTTCAACGACCATCGGGTACTGATGTCGCTCGCGGTCGCCGCCTCCCGCGCGGCGGGCCGGTCCAGCCTCACCTACCCCAACGCGTACCGGATCTCCTACCCGCAGTTCCTCACCGCGATGAACGGCATCGGGATCGAGATGTCGGTCGCCGACGGCAGCGGTACCGGCCGGCCCCGCCGCTCCCGCAGCCGCAAGGCGCCCGCCTCCGCGGAGGTACCGATCAGCGAATGGGTGCAGCGGTGGGCCACCGAACGGCCGCACGCCACGGCGGTGGTCGACGTGCGGCCCGGTGCGATGCACACGCACAGCTGGCAGGAGCTGATGGAGCAGGCCGACCGCGTTGCCACGCTGCTGCTCGATCTCGGCGTCGAGCGCGGTGACCGGGTCGCCTTCCAACTGCCGAACTGGTTCGAGTTCGTGGTGATCGCGCTCGCGACGCTGCGCATCGGTGCGGTCTGCTGCCCGCTGATGCCGATCTTCCGGGAACGTGAGATGGCCTTCGCGCTGCGCCGGTCGCGGGCCAAGGTGCTGTTCGTGCCGGACACCTTCCGCGGCCGGGACCACCGCCAGGAGGTGGCGGCGCTGCTCGGCGCCGGGATGTCCGGCAGCGTGGACGACGCCGCGCCGGGCGCCGGTACCGGTCTCGACGCGCTGACCGACGTGATCGTGGTACCGGCCAGCGACGCGAATGCGGACCGGCTGCGGCTGCCCGAGGGCGGCAGCGCCGCCTGGCACAGCTACCCCGAGCTGTTGCGGGACGTGACGATCGACGTGACCCGGCTCGGTGCACAGCGGCCCGGCGCGGACGCGACGGCGCAGCTGCTGTTCACCTCCGGTACCTCCGGGGAGCCGAAGGCGGCGCTGATGCGGGGCCGTTCGCTGACCACCGCCGCGCTGATGGAGGTGCGGCACCTGGGGCTGGGCCCGGACGACTGCGTCTACATCCCGTCGCCGCTCGCGCACCAGACCGGCTTCCTGTACGGGATGTGGCTGGCGTTCGTGCTCGGCGCCCCGCAGGTGATCCAGGGCCAGTGGTCCTCGTCCCGGGCGCTGCGGGCGATGCGTGACCACCGGGTCAGCTTCGTCCAGGCGGCCACACCGTTCCTCGCCGATCTGGTGAAGGGCGTCGAGGACGGCGACCGGGCACCGGAGTCGCTGCGCGTCTTCGTGGCCACCGGCGCCGCGGTACCGCGCGGCCTGGCCGAGCGCGCCACCCGGATCCTCGGTACCACGGTGTGCGGCGCCTGGGGCACCACCGAGACGTGCCTGGGTACGCTCGCCGCGCCAGGCGACGAGCCGGCGAAGACCTGGGGTACCGACGGTCGGGCGCTCGACGGCATCACCATCCGCATCGTCGACGACGAGGGGCGGCAGCTGCCGGCCGGTGTCGAGGGCAACTTCGAGCTGAAGAGCCCGACGTTCTTCGAGGGATACCTGGACCATCCGGAGTGGACCGCGGACGCGTTCACCGGCGACGGTTTCTTCCGCACCGGGGATCTGGGCATCATCGACGAGTCCGGGTACATCCGCATCACCGGCCGGGTCAAGGACGTGATCAACCGGGGCGGGGAGAAGGTGCCGGTGTCGGAGATCGAGCAGTTGCTCTACCAGCATCCGTCCGTGGCGGAGGCCGCCATCGTCGCGATGCCCGACCCCCGGCTGGGCGAGCGGGCCTGCGCGTTCGTCGTCCTGGCGCCGCACGCCGACCTCGACTTCGGCGCGATGCAGAAGTACCTCAACACCCACCAGGTGGCGAAGACGTACTGGCCGGAGCGGCTGGAGCTGGTCGACGAGCTGCCCCGCAACCCGACCGGCAAGATCCAGAAGTTCCTGCTGCGCGAGCGGGCCCGCGCGCTGCGCCCGGACCGGGACGGTGCCCGGTGA
- a CDS encoding acyl-CoA dehydrogenase family protein produces MTQNELPTTTGVVDETEFAALKAEVADYVAGPAERWAQRIERDAEVPDAVFAELRDRGYLSLAAPVEYGGRGVPFSRYLELMELFSMSHASIRMIVHVVNGIWRAIDQFATDEQRKRFVLPVIAGEKRAAFTLTEPTAGTGADLRCSVTREGDTYFLSGEKHLITFGVNCDWWLLFARLAGTTGKDGTVALMVDRDAAGVTVEEMAETMGVRGTDHAHLTFDRTPVPVGNRLGEEGRGLEVALGGFLQPSRISVAMSCVGLARRAHELAMAHALRRETFGKKLAQRQAISFAIAENAADIEAARALTLHAAREWEAGSPQSAVLSSASKLTAVDMLTRVTDRALQIHGGIGYWSTSPIERVYRDARAQRFEEGTNEIQKTVIAREVLREFAEGSAE; encoded by the coding sequence GTGACCCAGAACGAACTCCCGACCACCACCGGTGTCGTGGACGAGACCGAGTTCGCCGCGCTCAAGGCCGAGGTGGCCGACTACGTGGCCGGGCCGGCCGAGCGGTGGGCGCAGCGCATCGAACGCGACGCCGAGGTGCCGGACGCGGTGTTCGCCGAACTGCGGGACCGCGGCTACCTGTCGCTTGCGGCGCCGGTCGAGTACGGCGGGCGCGGGGTGCCGTTCTCCCGGTACCTGGAGCTGATGGAGCTGTTCTCCATGTCGCACGCCTCGATCCGGATGATCGTGCACGTGGTGAACGGCATCTGGCGGGCGATCGACCAGTTCGCCACCGACGAGCAGCGCAAGCGGTTCGTGTTGCCGGTGATCGCCGGGGAGAAGCGGGCCGCGTTCACGCTGACCGAGCCGACCGCCGGTACCGGCGCCGACCTGCGGTGCAGCGTGACGCGGGAGGGCGACACGTACTTCCTGTCCGGGGAGAAGCACCTGATCACGTTCGGGGTGAACTGCGACTGGTGGCTGCTGTTCGCCCGACTGGCCGGGACCACCGGCAAGGACGGCACGGTCGCGCTGATGGTCGACCGCGACGCCGCGGGTGTCACGGTCGAGGAGATGGCCGAGACGATGGGGGTGCGGGGCACCGACCACGCGCACCTGACGTTCGACCGTACCCCGGTGCCGGTGGGCAACCGGCTCGGCGAGGAGGGTCGCGGGCTGGAGGTCGCGCTCGGCGGGTTCCTGCAGCCGAGCCGGATCTCGGTGGCGATGAGCTGCGTGGGGCTGGCCCGGCGGGCGCACGAGCTGGCCATGGCGCACGCGCTGCGGCGGGAGACCTTCGGCAAGAAGCTCGCGCAACGGCAGGCGATCAGCTTCGCGATCGCCGAGAACGCCGCCGACATCGAGGCGGCCCGCGCGCTGACCCTGCACGCCGCGCGGGAGTGGGAGGCCGGCAGCCCGCAGTCGGCCGTACTGTCCTCGGCGTCGAAGCTGACCGCGGTCGACATGCTCACCCGGGTCACCGACCGGGCGTTGCAGATCCACGGCGGCATCGGTTACTGGTCGACCAGCCCGATCGAACGCGTGTACCGGGATGCCCGGGCGCAGCGGTTCGAGGAGGGCACCAACGAGATCCAGAAGACCGTCATCGCGCGCGAGGTGCTGCGCGAGTTCGCGGAGGGGAGCGCGGAATGA